A portion of the Corynebacterium occultum genome contains these proteins:
- a CDS encoding LppP/LprE family lipoprotein, whose amino-acid sequence MHTRRSRPLATLAAALSVVLLGACSGTSPLSTDATPTTENILTSDSAGESDLRRAPIAAAPDQDPDPSTLATAPPETTVVQAETSSSPLSTTPEQECEHPRRHLIDTEFGRHLVMNRIPVAGTGDTFFSFEIKEDHFDPCAELSYLLLSGSLEGGDKMESLIFFHAGQLITQPAPFLSTPVEQVEKLDDHTLQVSHRGNNTSTSTHRVVNGQLESDLSQLPPQLRENPTLIDLTAPALTPDPNDSTIDQTLAAGRYRLPINDYQHLLCDIDQPEGPLVDCYADFPTTWKMNSNLRPQANRIIYTENPSYARGTADPALTHSQAEEYGAVQGGTTLQIGGALVDLNQPNQVTISTEQGGILITPDSYQVLSQ is encoded by the coding sequence TTGCACACAAGAAGATCCCGCCCCCTGGCCACCCTGGCAGCGGCCCTTTCCGTTGTGCTCCTCGGCGCCTGCTCCGGCACTTCCCCCCTGTCCACGGATGCCACCCCCACCACGGAAAACATCCTCACCTCCGACTCCGCCGGAGAATCAGACCTGCGCCGGGCCCCCATCGCCGCCGCGCCGGATCAGGACCCGGACCCGAGCACCTTGGCGACAGCACCCCCGGAAACCACGGTGGTGCAGGCCGAAACCTCCTCCAGCCCCCTGAGCACCACACCGGAACAGGAGTGCGAGCATCCCCGCCGCCACCTCATCGACACCGAGTTCGGCCGTCACCTGGTGATGAACCGCATCCCGGTGGCCGGAACCGGGGACACCTTCTTCAGCTTCGAGATCAAGGAAGATCACTTCGACCCCTGCGCCGAACTGAGCTATCTGCTGCTCAGCGGCTCCCTCGAGGGGGGCGACAAGATGGAAAGCCTGATCTTCTTCCACGCCGGCCAACTGATCACCCAACCCGCCCCCTTCCTCAGCACCCCCGTGGAGCAGGTTGAAAAGCTCGACGATCACACCCTGCAGGTGAGCCACCGCGGAAACAACACCTCCACCAGCACCCACCGGGTGGTGAATGGGCAGCTGGAATCAGATCTCTCCCAGCTGCCGCCCCAACTGAGGGAAAACCCCACCCTGATCGACCTCACCGCCCCGGCACTCACCCCGGACCCGAACGACAGCACCATCGACCAGACCCTGGCCGCCGGACGCTACCGCCTGCCCATCAACGATTACCAGCACCTGCTCTGCGACATCGACCAGCCGGAAGGCCCCCTCGTCGACTGCTACGCAGACTTCCCCACCACCTGGAAAATGAACAGCAACCTCCGCCCCCAGGCCAACCGCATCATCTACACCGAGAACCCCTCCTACGCCCGCGGCACCGCCGACCCCGCCCTCACCCACAGCCAGGCCGAAGAATACGGCGCGGTACAGGGCGGAACCACCCTCCAGATCGGGGGCGCCCTGGTGGATCTGAACCAACCCAACCAGGTGACCATCAGCACCGAACAAGGCGGCATCCTGATCACCCCGGATTCCTACCAGGTGCTCAGCCAATAG
- a CDS encoding TSUP family transporter has protein sequence MVELEVGGWAILIFGALLAGWVDAVIGGGGLVLIPLLLAVAPGLAPASALATNKLAAVFGTASAAFTLMRRIRPSRALLLGYIPLAVVCAGGGALAASLIQASVMRPVIIVLMLAVGIFVAFRPSFGGGESGELPARGWRRWVALGGVGLVAAYDGVFGPGTGMFLIMLFTSVLSQNFLSSAAMAKVVNTATNFGALLIFALNGHVWWTLGLVLAVANIAGAQMGAKTVLGGGIRFIRVALLTMVVVMGVYLSYQQFSLG, from the coding sequence ATGGTGGAATTGGAAGTGGGCGGCTGGGCGATCCTGATTTTCGGGGCGCTGCTCGCCGGCTGGGTGGATGCGGTCATCGGTGGTGGTGGCCTGGTGCTCATTCCGCTGCTGTTGGCGGTGGCGCCCGGCCTGGCCCCGGCGAGTGCCCTGGCCACCAATAAACTGGCTGCCGTCTTCGGTACCGCCTCGGCGGCTTTCACACTGATGCGCCGCATCCGCCCCTCCCGGGCACTGTTGCTGGGCTATATTCCGCTGGCGGTGGTGTGTGCTGGTGGGGGTGCCCTGGCGGCGAGTCTGATCCAGGCTTCGGTGATGCGCCCGGTGATCATCGTGTTGATGCTGGCGGTGGGGATCTTCGTGGCTTTCCGGCCCAGCTTCGGTGGCGGGGAAAGTGGGGAGCTGCCTGCCCGGGGTTGGCGGCGGTGGGTGGCGCTGGGTGGGGTGGGTCTGGTGGCCGCCTATGACGGGGTGTTCGGTCCGGGGACCGGCATGTTCCTGATCATGCTTTTCACCTCTGTGCTCTCCCAGAATTTCCTCTCCTCGGCGGCGATGGCGAAGGTTGTCAATACCGCGACCAACTTCGGGGCGCTGTTGATTTTCGCCCTGAACGGGCATGTGTGGTGGACGCTGGGCCTGGTTTTGGCGGTGGCGAATATCGCAGGTGCCCAAATGGGGGCGAAAACTGTTCTGGGGGGAGGAATTAGATTCATTCGTGTGGCACTGCTCACGATGGTGGTTGTCATGGGTGTATATCTCAGTTACCAGCAGTTTTCCCTGGGATAG
- the hrpB gene encoding ATP-dependent helicase HrpB, translated as MNTAPFNLERIGTGLPVADTIDQLTGLLHESGAVVIQAPPGTGKTTLIPPALANHTGGKVLVTAPRRVAVRAAARRLAQLDGSRLGERVGFSVRGEHHPGSMVEFLTPGVLLRRLLNDPSLEGVSAVAVDEVHERQLDTDLVLGMLIELRELRDDLQLAAMSATLDAQRYSELLGGPVLATPAVIHPLEVEYAPAEGRLSQRGVEWGFLDHLARRAVSAAERTGDSVLVFVPGVREVERVCRSAAGLTNLAVLPLHGRLSSREQDAALSPAEGARIVVSTSLAESSLTVPGVRVVVDSGLSRVPRRDAARGMSGLVTVSEARSTAEQRAGRAGREGPGLVIRAFSEADFRHLSSHITPEIRTSDLTQAALQLACWGTPRGEGLPLLDAPPAPAMRDAEEVLRGLGAIDKQGAVTRRGRSLASMPVSPPLGAALLEHGAGAAEVAACLAEDPRGDITVQLRALRGQRSFEREVKRLRRLAGADRGVVDPGRAVATAFPGQVARLEDPTKQEYLLASGTRAELPTDLGLSGAPWLAVAEVTRAGSRAIIRAAARVSEEDALAAIGVEKVLSASVVSGRVRGREIRRAGAIELSATPVKVTAEQAAGALADGVRQQGLGMFHFSEKAAGLLQRLEFLHTQLGDPWPDPTAADPLEWLGPELRSLAGGGPINKIDMYPALQRLLPWPEATKLAELAPERLQVPSGNSHRVDYATGRPVVAVKLQECFGLASSPELAGVAVQFHLLSPAARPLAVTDDLSSFWSGPYVQVRAEMRGRYPRHPWPEDPWSAQATAKTKRRM; from the coding sequence ATGAACACCGCACCTTTCAATCTTGAGCGCATCGGCACGGGTCTCCCCGTCGCCGACACCATCGACCAGCTGACCGGTCTTCTCCACGAATCCGGGGCGGTGGTGATCCAGGCCCCGCCCGGCACCGGTAAAACCACCCTCATCCCGCCTGCCCTGGCCAACCACACTGGGGGAAAGGTCCTGGTCACCGCACCCCGGCGCGTGGCGGTGCGGGCCGCGGCGCGCCGACTGGCACAGCTGGATGGTTCCCGCCTGGGTGAGCGGGTGGGGTTTTCGGTCCGGGGCGAACACCACCCCGGTTCGATGGTGGAGTTCCTCACCCCGGGTGTGCTGCTGCGCCGCCTGCTCAACGATCCCTCCCTGGAGGGGGTCAGTGCGGTGGCCGTCGATGAGGTTCATGAACGTCAGCTGGACACCGATCTGGTGCTGGGCATGCTCATCGAGTTGCGGGAACTTCGTGATGATCTGCAGCTGGCGGCGATGTCCGCGACCCTGGACGCGCAGCGTTATTCCGAGTTGCTCGGTGGCCCCGTCCTGGCCACCCCGGCGGTGATCCACCCCTTGGAGGTGGAGTACGCCCCAGCGGAGGGCAGGCTCAGCCAGCGGGGTGTGGAGTGGGGTTTCCTGGATCATCTGGCACGGCGCGCGGTGTCCGCGGCGGAGCGTACCGGGGATTCGGTGCTGGTCTTCGTCCCTGGGGTGCGGGAAGTGGAACGGGTCTGCCGGAGTGCCGCCGGGCTCACCAACCTGGCGGTGCTGCCCCTGCATGGCCGGTTGAGTTCCCGGGAGCAGGATGCTGCGTTGAGTCCCGCCGAGGGGGCCCGGATTGTGGTGTCCACGTCCCTGGCGGAAAGTTCGCTGACTGTCCCGGGTGTCCGGGTGGTGGTTGATTCGGGGCTTTCCCGGGTGCCGCGCCGGGACGCGGCCCGCGGTATGTCCGGACTGGTTACGGTCTCTGAGGCTCGGTCCACCGCGGAGCAGCGGGCGGGTCGTGCCGGCCGTGAAGGGCCGGGTCTGGTGATCCGGGCTTTTAGCGAGGCTGATTTCCGGCACCTGAGTTCCCACATCACCCCGGAGATCCGCACCTCCGATCTCACCCAGGCGGCCCTGCAGCTGGCCTGCTGGGGCACTCCGCGGGGTGAGGGTCTGCCGCTTCTCGACGCCCCGCCCGCCCCCGCGATGCGGGATGCAGAGGAGGTGCTGCGGGGCCTCGGGGCCATCGATAAGCAGGGGGCGGTGACCCGGCGGGGCCGTAGTTTGGCCTCGATGCCGGTGTCCCCGCCGCTGGGGGCCGCCCTGTTGGAGCATGGGGCGGGTGCCGCGGAAGTGGCGGCCTGTCTGGCGGAGGATCCCCGGGGGGATATCACGGTGCAGCTGCGCGCCTTGAGGGGGCAGCGCAGTTTCGAACGTGAGGTGAAGCGCCTGCGGCGCCTGGCGGGGGCGGATCGTGGGGTGGTGGATCCGGGTCGGGCGGTGGCCACTGCTTTCCCCGGACAGGTGGCCCGCCTGGAGGATCCCACCAAGCAGGAGTATCTGCTGGCCAGTGGGACGCGTGCCGAGTTACCTACGGACCTGGGGCTTTCCGGGGCGCCCTGGTTGGCGGTGGCAGAGGTTACCCGGGCTGGTTCGCGGGCGATCATCCGGGCGGCGGCGAGGGTGTCTGAGGAGGATGCCCTGGCGGCCATCGGGGTGGAGAAGGTGCTTTCCGCCAGCGTGGTGTCAGGTAGGGTGCGGGGCCGGGAGATCCGGCGGGCCGGGGCCATTGAGCTTTCCGCCACCCCGGTGAAGGTGACGGCGGAGCAGGCCGCTGGGGCGCTGGCGGATGGGGTGCGTCAGCAGGGGTTGGGCATGTTCCACTTCTCGGAGAAGGCCGCCGGCCTGCTGCAACGCCTGGAGTTCCTGCACACCCAACTGGGTGATCCCTGGCCGGATCCGACGGCGGCGGATCCCCTGGAGTGGCTGGGTCCGGAGTTGCGTTCCCTGGCTGGTGGGGGTCCGATCAACAAGATCGACATGTACCCCGCGTTGCAGCGCCTGCTGCCGTGGCCGGAGGCCACGAAACTTGCGGAACTGGCCCCGGAAAGGCTGCAGGTGCCCAGCGGTAACAGTCACCGGGTGGACTACGCCACCGGGCGGCCGGTGGTGGCGGTGAAATTGCAGGAGTGTTTCGGTCTGGCATCCTCTCCGGAGCTGGCCGGGGTGGCGGTGCAGTTCCACCTGCTCTCCCCCGCGGCCCGGCCCTTGGCGGTCACCGATGATCTGAGCAGTTTCTGGTCCGGCCCCTATGTGCAGGTGCGTGCCGAGATGCGGGGCCGTTACCCGCGGCATCCCTGGCCGGAGGATCCCTGGTCGGCGCAGGCCACCGCAAAAACCAAGCGGCGGATGTGA
- a CDS encoding cytochrome P450 yields the protein MSTPPKIRTEQALNLLKHGYLFTSRVRRKAGAHPNADTPVNLTLMGKRATLLRGEEGVKLFYDTDKVKRAGAMPKFIQVPLFGSGAVHTLDGEAHRVRKNALADQVYEDEPVARFKTLVAEEVQTTLDRWRQQPGNVYDDFALAYGRAAFRWAGISVSTPEMERQARSLSRLLDNFGTPKGNPVAWVERWRADRWYRSLIAGVRAGEINAPASSALASMAELRDEHGELVDEHTAGVELQNLTRPTIAVSRFAAFAAVSLVEHPEWAERIRVAAGEELIDIPEATAFAQEVRRTYPFVPMLPALATTDTEIKGCPIRRGQRILLDILGTNTAHTEWEDADTFDPARFLDAGDAEQLGAFIPQGGGEVRSGHRCPGEKIAVTALSVGVAALARSEVQVSRETEDQTFSWTQFLTRPATGVRVHLAG from the coding sequence ATGAGCACACCACCGAAGATTCGCACTGAACAAGCCCTGAACCTACTCAAACACGGTTATCTCTTCACCTCCCGGGTGCGCCGCAAAGCCGGGGCCCACCCCAACGCCGACACCCCGGTGAATCTGACCCTGATGGGCAAACGTGCCACCCTGCTCCGTGGGGAAGAGGGGGTCAAACTCTTCTATGACACCGACAAGGTCAAACGCGCCGGTGCGATGCCTAAATTCATCCAGGTACCGCTCTTCGGCAGTGGCGCGGTGCATACCCTTGATGGGGAAGCCCACCGGGTGCGTAAGAATGCCCTGGCCGATCAGGTCTACGAGGATGAACCGGTGGCCCGCTTCAAGACCCTGGTCGCCGAAGAGGTGCAGACCACCCTGGACCGTTGGCGGCAGCAACCGGGCAATGTCTACGACGACTTCGCCCTGGCCTATGGTCGGGCAGCATTTCGTTGGGCGGGGATCTCCGTGTCCACCCCCGAGATGGAACGCCAGGCCCGCAGCCTGAGTCGCCTGCTGGACAACTTCGGCACCCCGAAGGGCAATCCCGTGGCCTGGGTGGAACGGTGGCGCGCGGACCGTTGGTACCGCAGCCTGATCGCCGGGGTGCGCGCAGGTGAGATCAACGCCCCCGCCAGCTCTGCCCTGGCCAGCATGGCGGAACTACGCGATGAACACGGTGAGCTGGTGGATGAGCACACCGCCGGAGTGGAACTGCAGAACCTGACCCGGCCGACGATCGCGGTCTCCCGCTTCGCGGCTTTTGCCGCGGTGTCCCTGGTGGAGCACCCCGAGTGGGCGGAAAGGATCCGGGTAGCCGCCGGGGAAGAACTCATCGACATCCCCGAGGCCACCGCCTTCGCCCAGGAGGTCCGCCGCACCTACCCCTTCGTGCCGATGCTGCCGGCCCTGGCCACCACTGACACCGAGATCAAGGGGTGCCCCATCCGCCGTGGCCAGCGCATCCTCCTCGACATCCTGGGCACCAACACCGCCCACACCGAATGGGAGGATGCCGACACCTTCGACCCGGCGCGCTTCCTGGATGCTGGGGATGCGGAGCAGTTGGGGGCCTTCATTCCGCAGGGTGGTGGGGAGGTCCGGAGTGGCCACCGCTGCCCGGGGGAGAAGATCGCGGTCACCGCGCTTTCGGTGGGGGTGGCCGCACTCGCCCGTTCGGAGGTGCAGGTCTCCCGGGAGACGGAGGACCAGACCTTCTCCTGGACCCAGTTCCTCACCCGCCCGGCCACCGGGGTCAGGGTGCACCTGGCGGGCTGA